One window of the Gemmatimonas sp. genome contains the following:
- a CDS encoding bifunctional UDP-3-O-[3-hydroxymyristoyl] N-acetylglucosamine deacetylase/3-hydroxyacyl-ACP dehydratase yields MIAKAGKTPGAVAGSEYEPAGQRRTIGAEAVVEGIGLHLGQSCRLTFRPAPTGTGIVFRRTDIVNAAPISARVEFAVDAERRTQLGSGPEALHTVEHVLAAVGALSIDDLEIGMDGPEPPIMDGSAAPFLEALRAAGLVVNGGRPEWLVLRKSIRVVDGESVYEARPCMGLSLDVTIDFPHPLIGTQRTQCMVTADSFTRELASARTFGFTHEVDALRSKGLIQGATTANAVVLDADGVVDTTLRWPDEFSRHKALDCVGDLVLAGARVRAHIIAHKPSHRGTVALVRALVQHAVREPAVYSIEDIMQVLPHRYPFLLVDRILEIEEGKRIVGLKNVTINEPFFQGHFPGHPIMPGVLIIESMAQVGGMLLMRTIADPSSKVVYFLSLDNVKFRRPVKPGDQLRIEMEVLQIRGTMCKMRGVATVDGQVVTEADMAAMVRDR; encoded by the coding sequence ATGATCGCGAAAGCCGGAAAGACGCCGGGCGCAGTCGCCGGCTCCGAATACGAGCCGGCAGGCCAGCGACGCACGATCGGCGCGGAGGCGGTGGTCGAAGGCATCGGTCTTCACCTCGGACAGTCGTGTCGCCTTACCTTCCGGCCGGCCCCAACGGGCACCGGGATCGTGTTTCGTCGGACCGACATCGTTAACGCTGCGCCCATTTCGGCGCGTGTCGAGTTCGCGGTAGACGCCGAGCGTCGCACGCAGCTCGGGAGTGGCCCGGAGGCGTTGCACACGGTGGAGCATGTGCTGGCCGCCGTAGGCGCCCTGTCCATCGACGATCTCGAGATCGGGATGGACGGCCCCGAGCCGCCGATCATGGACGGCAGCGCCGCGCCGTTTCTGGAGGCACTGCGCGCTGCGGGATTGGTCGTCAACGGCGGTCGTCCCGAGTGGTTGGTGCTGCGGAAATCGATTCGAGTGGTGGATGGTGAGTCGGTGTACGAGGCGCGCCCGTGCATGGGCCTGTCGCTCGACGTCACGATCGATTTCCCCCACCCCCTCATCGGCACACAGCGCACGCAGTGCATGGTGACCGCCGACAGCTTCACCCGCGAACTCGCCTCGGCGCGAACCTTCGGGTTCACGCACGAAGTGGACGCGCTGCGTTCGAAAGGATTGATTCAGGGGGCGACCACCGCCAACGCCGTGGTGCTCGATGCGGACGGCGTGGTTGATACCACGCTTCGCTGGCCTGATGAATTTTCCCGACACAAGGCGCTCGATTGTGTCGGTGATCTCGTTCTCGCTGGTGCGCGCGTTCGCGCGCACATCATCGCTCACAAACCGAGTCACCGGGGTACGGTCGCCCTGGTGCGCGCCCTCGTGCAACACGCTGTCCGGGAGCCCGCCGTGTATTCCATCGAAGATATCATGCAGGTGCTGCCCCATCGGTACCCGTTCCTGCTCGTCGATCGCATTCTGGAGATCGAGGAAGGGAAGCGGATCGTGGGACTCAAAAACGTCACGATCAACGAACCGTTCTTTCAGGGACACTTTCCAGGGCATCCGATCATGCCCGGAGTGCTGATCATCGAGTCGATGGCGCAGGTGGGCGGCATGCTCCTCATGCGCACCATTGCCGATCCGTCGAGCAAAGTCGTGTACTTCCTGTCGCTCGATAACGTGAAGTTCCGCCGTCCGGTGAAGCCTGGCGATCAGCTGCGGATCGAAATGGAAGTGCTGCAGATCCGCGGCACGATGTGCAAGATGCGTGGCGTCGCCACCGTGGACGGACAGGTGGTGACCGAGGCGGACATGGCGGCGATGGTCCGCGATCGATGA
- the lpxA gene encoding acyl-ACP--UDP-N-acetylglucosamine O-acyltransferase gives MTARIHPTALVDASAQLGEDVEVGPWAIIGPQCTIGNGTHVAARATLERNVRLGERVQIGIGAILGGDPQDLKYRGEETWVDIGDETSVREYATINRGTAHSITTSVGRNCFLMSYVHLAHDCHIGDNVIISNGTQLAGHVTVEDKATISGLCAVHQFSRIGRHSFIGGCSRVAQDVPPFVRAVGNPIKLFGLNSVGLRRTGFEEDVVRELKRAYRFCFRSDLNLGQGVEKARAELTMLPEVQHFLDFIEASQRGVGF, from the coding sequence ATGACTGCGCGTATTCATCCGACGGCACTCGTCGATGCGTCGGCGCAGCTCGGCGAGGATGTGGAAGTCGGACCGTGGGCGATCATCGGACCGCAGTGTACTATCGGCAACGGTACGCATGTCGCCGCACGTGCGACGCTCGAGCGGAATGTGCGGCTCGGTGAACGCGTACAGATCGGCATCGGCGCGATCCTCGGCGGTGATCCGCAGGATCTGAAGTATCGCGGTGAGGAGACGTGGGTCGACATCGGCGATGAAACGTCCGTGCGCGAGTACGCGACGATCAATCGGGGCACGGCCCACTCGATCACGACGAGCGTCGGTCGCAACTGTTTCCTGATGAGCTACGTGCATCTGGCGCATGATTGTCATATCGGCGACAACGTGATCATCTCGAACGGCACGCAGCTGGCGGGTCACGTGACCGTCGAGGACAAGGCGACAATTTCCGGATTGTGCGCCGTGCACCAGTTCTCACGAATTGGCCGTCACTCGTTTATCGGCGGATGCTCACGCGTGGCGCAGGATGTGCCGCCCTTCGTTCGTGCGGTGGGCAATCCGATCAAGCTGTTCGGACTGAACTCGGTGGGCCTGCGGCGAACGGGTTTCGAGGAAGACGTCGTCCGTGAACTCAAGCGGGCCTATCGTTTCTGCTTCCGCTCCGATCTCAACCTCGGTCAGGGTGTCGAGAAAGCGCGCGCCGAGCTCACGATGCTTCCTGAAGTGCAGCACTTCCTCGATTTCATCGAAGCGAGCCAGCGAGGCGTTGGATTCTGA
- the lpxB gene encoding lipid-A-disaccharide synthase, whose translation MREILFVVGEASGDLHAGKVAESLRVMAPELKMVGVGGGHMRAAGVEIIEDVENLAVMGFAEVVRHIPKHYALLGRLRERINSGRVELVVLLDYPGFNLKVADVAKKAGVPVLYYITPQVWAWGAGRLPKLARVVTKAASILPFEEGLLRRHGVDATFVGHPLLDRAQSLPTQSEARAALGLPADGPILAVFPGSRRAELSRHLKPFMETATLLQSRIPGLHVVVSVAPTVQISEADCPFPRVHSASFTVLRAATAGLLKSGTTTLEAAVAGLPHVIGYRTSAITYAIARRLVKIPHIGLVNVVAHREVSREFVQDAFEPSRVADALMPLLEVHSAARADAEAGLSEVRGMLGTPGASERVAHMISELVATRPA comes from the coding sequence GTGCGTGAGATTCTGTTCGTCGTCGGCGAGGCGTCCGGCGATTTGCACGCGGGCAAGGTGGCGGAATCGCTGCGCGTCATGGCACCGGAGTTGAAGATGGTCGGCGTCGGCGGCGGCCACATGCGCGCCGCCGGTGTGGAGATCATCGAGGATGTCGAGAATCTCGCTGTCATGGGGTTCGCCGAAGTCGTCCGGCACATTCCCAAGCACTACGCGTTGCTCGGCCGCTTGCGGGAGCGCATCAACAGCGGACGCGTGGAGCTGGTGGTGTTACTCGACTATCCCGGCTTCAATCTCAAGGTGGCTGACGTCGCGAAGAAGGCCGGGGTGCCGGTGCTGTACTACATCACGCCGCAAGTGTGGGCGTGGGGCGCCGGCCGCTTACCGAAGCTGGCCCGTGTGGTCACGAAGGCGGCGTCGATCCTGCCGTTCGAGGAAGGGTTGCTGCGTCGTCACGGCGTGGACGCCACGTTCGTGGGACACCCGCTACTGGATCGCGCCCAGTCCTTGCCGACGCAGTCGGAGGCGCGCGCGGCACTGGGACTTCCCGCCGATGGTCCCATCCTCGCGGTGTTTCCCGGATCTCGCCGTGCGGAGTTGTCGCGGCATCTGAAGCCGTTCATGGAGACGGCTACGCTGTTGCAGTCGCGTATTCCGGGACTGCACGTGGTCGTGAGCGTCGCGCCGACGGTGCAGATCAGTGAAGCCGATTGTCCATTCCCACGCGTGCACAGTGCGTCCTTCACCGTGCTGCGCGCGGCGACGGCGGGGCTCTTGAAGAGCGGAACCACGACGCTCGAGGCGGCGGTCGCTGGACTACCGCATGTGATCGGGTATCGCACGAGTGCGATCACCTATGCGATCGCGCGTCGCCTCGTGAAGATCCCGCACATCGGGCTCGTGAACGTGGTCGCGCACCGCGAGGTGTCCCGCGAGTTCGTGCAGGATGCATTCGAGCCAAGTCGGGTGGCCGACGCGCTCATGCCGCTGCTCGAGGTACACAGTGCGGCGCGGGCAGACGCGGAGGCCGGGTTGAGTGAAGTTCGCGGCATGCTGGGCACGCCCGGCGCGTCCGAGCGCGTGGCGCACATGATCAGCGAACTCGTCGCTACTAGACCGGCGTGA
- a CDS encoding Gfo/Idh/MocA family oxidoreductase, producing the protein MTPESRAFSKSDAPRVGVVGAGGLGVHHVRILRDLCGDRFAGFVDENPGRAAEVATQLGVRVYPSLSAMLDDVDAVSIVVPTTAHHAVASAALDRGKHIFVEKPFTVTLEEADDLLARARAAGVLLQVGHVERFNRAVRAAMPFVDGPRFIESDRLAPFNPRGSDVAVVLDLMIHDLDLVHTLVGLRVSDVQAMGMPVLTPQIDIANARLTFANGAVANITASRVSRERLRKLRIFQRSGYISLDLAAGTGEFFRLRGDFDPMLLARAPRALEEFVERVPLEAPDGEPLVLELSQFLGAIAGRNAVAVTGEEGREALEAALRIVTAIEEAQQVMRASDESARA; encoded by the coding sequence ATGACTCCGGAGTCGCGCGCCTTCTCGAAGAGCGATGCGCCGCGCGTCGGTGTAGTCGGCGCCGGTGGCTTGGGCGTGCACCATGTGCGGATTCTTCGCGATCTGTGCGGCGATCGGTTCGCCGGGTTTGTCGATGAGAATCCAGGACGCGCGGCCGAGGTGGCCACGCAACTTGGCGTCCGCGTGTATCCGTCGTTGTCGGCGATGCTCGACGATGTGGACGCGGTCTCGATCGTCGTGCCCACCACCGCGCATCATGCCGTGGCGTCGGCGGCGCTCGATCGCGGCAAGCACATCTTCGTCGAGAAGCCGTTCACCGTCACGCTCGAGGAAGCCGATGATCTCCTGGCTCGAGCGCGCGCGGCCGGTGTGCTGCTGCAGGTCGGCCACGTGGAGCGGTTCAATCGCGCCGTGCGCGCGGCAATGCCCTTTGTCGATGGGCCGCGATTCATCGAGAGTGACCGGTTGGCGCCATTCAATCCACGCGGCTCCGATGTGGCCGTCGTGCTCGATCTGATGATTCACGACCTCGATCTGGTCCACACGCTCGTCGGGCTTCGCGTGTCGGACGTGCAGGCCATGGGCATGCCAGTGCTCACGCCGCAGATCGACATTGCCAACGCCCGTCTCACGTTCGCGAACGGCGCCGTGGCGAACATCACGGCGAGCCGCGTTTCCCGTGAGCGCTTGCGGAAGCTTCGGATTTTCCAGCGCAGTGGGTACATCTCGCTCGATCTCGCGGCGGGCACCGGCGAGTTCTTCCGATTGCGCGGGGATTTTGATCCGATGCTCCTGGCGCGCGCGCCGCGTGCGCTCGAGGAGTTCGTGGAGCGGGTGCCCCTCGAGGCACCGGACGGCGAGCCGCTGGTGCTCGAGCTGTCGCAGTTCCTCGGCGCGATCGCGGGACGGAATGCCGTGGCGGTCACCGGTGAGGAAGGACGAGAGGCGCTCGAGGCGGCCCTCCGCATCGTGACGGCGATCGAAGAGGCGCAGCAGGTCATGCGTGCCTCCGACGAGTCAGCGCGTGCGTGA